Genomic window (Nitrospirales bacterium LBB_01):
CTCCTCCCTTGCACCCTACCCCTCTATCCCTGCACTCTTTAATGCCTGTGAAATTTCATAACTTACAGAACCACAGATTTCATGGTTTTTATGTATAATAGTTTATAAACAAACTAATGGCGGGGGTACTATGAATATAAGCATACCGGAAAGCAAAAGAGTGATGGATATGACGGCAAAAGACTTGAGGGAGATAATCCGAGATGTTGTTTATGAGCTGACAGACCCGGATTACGGTCTTACATTGACAACAGAGACAGAGGGCAAACTAAAAGATTCCCTAGAATCGAAAGAAAGGGTTTCTGTGGAAAAAGTAGCCGAAAGACTTGGGTTTAATTGGTGACATATACGCTTGAGTTTACGCCGCAAGGTGAAAAATCATTTAACGCATTAGACAGAGAAACCGGACAGAGAGTTTTAAATAAGCTTAAATGGTTTATAAACAATATAGATTCTGTAGCTCTTGTGCCGCATTACGGAACGCTTGAGGGATTATTCAAACTAAAAGTGGGAGACTATCGGGTCATTTACAATATTAACACTGAAAGGACAATCATAACGATACACTTGGTAGGACACAGAAAAGAAATATACAGATAATTGACAATCCACTCACCCCTCTATCCCTGCACTCTTTAACGCCTGTGACACATCATAAACTCTTTACTGAGTATTTACATTTGAGTTAAGATAACGTAATGGTTTATGATGGCAACATTTGGGGCGGTTAATGATAATATTTCATCCTCATGCAAAGGAGCGGTTAGTAGAGCGGGGAGCTACTGAACAAGAGGCGATTTTAACGGTTCAAAATGGCGAGATGTTTATAGCAAAGTTCGGGCGTACCGGTTTCAGGCGGAATTTTAATTTCGCAGGACTGTGGCGTGGTAAGTATTATGAGATTAAGCAGGTTGAGGTCTATGCCGTAAAAGATGATGGTAACTGGATAATCGTCACAATAATAACCCGTTATTTCTAATGACAAAGGAGCTTTTTTTATGAAAATAACCTATGATCCGCGATATAACATTGCGTATTTACGTCTGCATGAAGGTGTAGGGGGGGAGGAAAAGGCAGCTGGTGTGGAGACTATAAAAATGAGCGATGAAATTAACATTGATATGGCGCCTGATGGTACAATTTATGGCATAGAACTATTAAATGCCAATGAACAGCTTAATAAAGCGGACAAAGGGAAACTTCTTGTGGTTAATGAGGCAACGGGAAAGGAATCCGAGATTGCTATTTTTTAGGCGTTTGGTAATCTTGTAGATGGCCCCGCAACGTTTGCCCTACCCCTCAATCCCTGCGCGCTTTAACGCCTGTGAAATTTCATAACTCTTTAACGTCTTATTGATTTCTTTCACCTCGGTCAGGCACTGTGCCGATTCAGTTGGTTTGCCGGTTGCATCGTATAACATCGCAAGGTTAAAAAGGGTAGTTGCCTCCCCCTGTTTATCGCCAATCCCTCTCGTTATTTTTAAACTCTCAGTCAGATACTTTAGCGCGTTCTCATAATTGCCTTTGGCATAATATATCCCATAGATATTATTTAAGATTGTCCCTTCCCAATTTCTTTTGCCCTCTGCCCTCGCTATTTTCTCAATATCTAAATAAATCTTTAGTGCCCCGTCAAGATCGCCATATAATTGCAAAATTAAACCCATCCTGTTTAAAACATTTAAATCCGACTCCAACTTAAGCAAGTCGTAAACGGCTTTGCAATAATGGAACGCTGTTGCATACAACGAGCTGTTATAATAATAGCGAGACAATCTTGCACCGATTTCATTAATCTTATCCTTCACTCCGGCTTTGTGATAGTGATAGAATGCCTCCTCACGTTCTGTTAAACCACCGCCTGAATGCTTTACGAAATCGTCGTAATAATCACCGGCGATTTTATTGGAAAAGTTGACTTTAAGGGACTGGATTCCTGCCTTCGCAGGAATGACAGTGGAAGACGGAATAACTGAAGAGGACTGTGTTACTGAAGAGGACGCCCCCTCTTTGTCATTCCCGCCCCCGAGCGGGAATCCAGTCTTTTTCAATATATCCTCTTCTGCAATTGAGCCGTCATGCTCTTTCAACAAATCTTTGATTATCGGCGTTACGAAGTAGTATTTAACTACGTCTGTGTCGCTTGTCTTAACCGTTGAAATCTCAATGAGTGTCAGATTGCCCAGATGCAAAAGGGCAGCATCAAAGTTAATTAAACCATCATTCTCCGGCTGTGTTGTAAGCGCCTTCATCTGCACCGGAATCCTGAAATTAGACAGCAGATACAGCGCCCGCCTTTGATCAAAACTAACCAGTTTTAATAACTCATTAAACACAAGATTCAGCGCCATCTCAGACCTAACGTCTTTAACTTTGGCGGCTAAATCGGCTTTCATATCCTTAATCGTCTTTAACGATTCTTTAATTTCAAACTTCTTTGCTTTATATATCTCATTAAAGAATTCAAGCGCACGGAAATTCCCGCCCAAATTCTCATGTAGAAATCGCACCAAATCAACAAACTCTGCCTCTTGCTTGTCAAAAATCGTATCTAAATAGAATTTCTTGTTTAGTTCGTGGTGAATTTCAAACAATTCCAGATATTGGCACTTTTTCCAGTAATCGTTAAACCCAATGTTGTTTAAGTTGACCTCAATTAAATTCGCAAGCCCCGGAATCACATACCGACCAGTTAAAACCAACTGTACTATTTTTTCACTGCACAGATGTTTTATTGTCTCGTAAATATCATTATATTCCGGTAGAAACTCGCCGGTAGAAACATCCTGAAACGTCTCAAGATTGTCAAACACTAAAACGGGTTTGAAGTCTGGCGAGAACATTCTTAACATTGAATCAACCCGAAGTATTGCCTCAGGTATAGCTCTTGTTGAAATAGTCGCATTAAGCATTTTTTCAGAGCTGGTTTTTAACATGGCAGCTTCAATCACTTTTAAAATATCGTCAAACGAGCGTACTTTATCCGTGATAATTACCGGGACAGTTTTAGCTGGATTTTTTGTTATAGCCCGTTGAACCATATACTCAGCCATTGTGCTTTTGCCGACACCTCCCTGACCTTTTAAAAATATCGGTTTTTTACCAAAAAACGGCTCAAACACTTTCGCCTTCGTTTCTCTGCGCCCGACAAACATGAAGCCCGCCTTATGAGACATCGAGATTTGTTTTCCTTCGGTCACATACTGATACGTTGTTAATTCCAGAGGCGCAGGTGCGCTATCCCAATCAACGATATTTTCAATCTGCCGTGAGACGTATAAATTTGGAATCATCCATTGCTGTGTTGCATGGCTGCTCTTGAGGGCTTGCTGCTGCTCATAAACTTTTAGCCGATTTAATGCTGTTGAAAATGCCTCCGGTATAGACTGCCCGTTTGACAGCTCCGTATAGAGCGCTGCCGTAAACAATATTGCGTGCCTGTCTAACACCGACATCCCCATAGAGACGACAGCCGGAGTTTCAACGTTTAAGAGCTTACCGGTGACGCCGCTTAAAATCGCATCGGAGCCGCCCTGCGCGGTTTGACACGAGGACAGCACAACAAGCGGGATTTTGTAGCCGGAATTACTGTTGACCGCTTTTGCAAAATCGTCTTCATTTACGCGTTCACCTTTTAACGTGTAGTGATTCTCTAAGTGCAAAGAACCCTTGCCGTCTTTAAACACGCCGTGTCCGGAAAAGTGGAGGATATGGTATTGGTTGGCTTTGATTTTTGATTTCAGAGCCTCAATGGAGCCGTCATCGGTGTAGTCAATCTGCAGATGACCGGTTTTAAGCAGCGGTTCAAAGGCTTTTAGTATTTCGTATTCTTCGTCTTCTTGAGCAAGACGCGATTTATAACTTAAATCAATCGGAGAGGAAATCATAATCAGGATTTTTAACGGAGCTGCCTTCGGTGTAAAATCAGCGGATTTCTTGTTGTTTATTGCAGTCGGCGTTTTTAATATGTGCAAGGTTTCTATGTCGCCAAGCCGAGTGTTGGTATCGGATTCAACGGCAAGCGACCACGGGAGGTTTAGGATCTCGTTGTCGTTATCAAGCAGCCGCAGGACATGATGACTGCCTTTTGTAACTGCGTCTTTAAGAATGGTTTTGACATCGGAGTCGGCATTGATAATTTTGGACATTTCAATTTTCAGAGGTTCAATGATTTTATTGTCGGCGGTTCCATCTTTTTCCATCGCCTCGGTAAATTTTGAGCCGAGTTCTTTTAATTCTTTTTTCTTATCGTCAGGAATATTAAGTGTAACGTTTGTCCATTGCATAGCTCGTGTCCTCCATCCCGTAAATATACTATTGAAATTATAACTCAGACTGTGGTGGGGATTGCAAGGGGGCAGCCACAGTGGGCTGCCCCTACAAGACGTTGCAAAGGTCTGCGGCAATTCCAAACACTGTGGTGCAATCTACAAGGTTGCACCAACGCGGGGTTTTAATTCTTAAAAGATGCTATAATAAACAGATGGTAACAACATATCATGGGAGTGTGCGATGAATTACAGGTTAACAGCGTTTATAGAGAAAGAGGGCACAGGGTATGTCTCTTTGTGCCCGGAACTTGATGTTGTTAGTCAGGGGGAGAGCATTGAGTCTGCCCGTGCTAATCTGAAAGAGGCTCTCGAATTGTTTTTAGAAACTGCCTCAACTCAGGAAATTCAAGACCGCCTGCATAAAGAAGTTTACATTACTCACGTTGAGGTTGACGTTGCCGAAGAAACTGCGTGTTCATTCGGGTAAAAATGTCTGTGAGATTCTTTCAAAGCATGGTTTCGTAAAGATAAGACAAAAAGGAAGCCATGTGGTAATGCAAAAGAGCATTTACCAGAGCACAATCACAGTTGTTGTTCCAAACCATAGAGAGTTACAAGCTGGCACTCTGCAGTCTGTTATTCGTCAATCTGGAATACCCCGCAGTGAATTTGAGTAACACCCTGTGCGGCGGTTATATAGGTCTGCGTAAATAACTTGTATTTGAATGATGCTAATTCCATGCTATGGATAATTCCTGTTTTTTTGTGATAAACTACCGGTGGTTTAATTGATTAACTAACTAATATTTGGCAGGGGGTGTATCACAATGGCATACAAGAACGCTTCGGAGTGCTGGAAAGACATAATGTCGGACGTAAAGAAAAATGCAGGACTTCTTTCCGAAATTGAGAAAATTGCTAAAGAAAACACAGAGCCCACAAATGTTGTCTTTGGCACATCAGGTTGGCGCGGAGAGATAGGGTTTGATTATACGTACAATAACTTTAAGATAGTCACTACGGCAATCATAGAAATGTTTAAAGAACAGTCGCCTGATGTAATGAAAGCGCTTGGAGTCAAAGATTTTAACGAGGTCAAAACAAGAGGCGTGATAGTAGGGCATGACAACCGCTTTCTGGGCCCCGACTTTGCTAAAATTGCAATAGCTCTCCTAAGCAAAGAAGGCATCAAGACATACTACTCTGGTGAAACTACAACTCCTGAGTTTTCCGCCGCAATTGAGGAAACAGGAGCTGCGTGTTCCATAAATCTGACGCCGTCTCATAATCCCGCTCAGTGGGCAGGGTTTAAATTTAACCCCTCTGACGGAGGCCCCGCAGGCAGTGAGATTACTAAAGTTATTGAAAAATTTGCTAATTCTATGATGAGTCAAAAACGTACAATCCCAAACCCTGACAACACAGCATCTTTTGAGACAATTGACCCGATAGCGCTGTATGAAAAGTTTATAAACAAGCGGGGAACTCTCAACACTAAAGAGTTAAAGAAATTTATAGACGAAAACGACTGTCTTATCTGCATTGACCACGTTCACGGCTCAACTCGGACACGTCCTCAGAGGCTGTTAGGCCAATCGCCTAAGATAAAATATTTCAGAACCGAGGACGATTACCTCTTTGGAGGGATTGCTCCTGAGCCGTCCTCTGAAAACATGAAGAAGGTAACTGAGGCGCTGAGAAGCTCCAATGCAAAGTTTAAACTTGGCGTTATCATGGATCCCGACGGCGATAGGATACGATTTACCGATGGCACCACAGAGCTTCCCATGAACTATTTTGGAGCGCTTGCGTTTCACTTTTTCTATAAATACAAGGGATTCAAAGGCGTTGTGACAAAGTCCGTTGCAACAAGCAATTTTGTAAACGCTATAGCTGAAAAACTAGGGGCCGGTATAAAAGAGACCATGGTCGGGTTTAAAAATTTCAGACCCTATCTATTATCAACATCTTCAGAGCGCGCTATCATAGCGTTTGAGGAAAGCGATGGAATATCGGGCTACAACCATACGCTTGAGAAAGACTCCATATTCGGATTTCTGGTAGCTTTGGAGATGATGGCAAAAACCGGCAAAAATATCGGAGATTACTTTAAAGACGTGCAGGAAGAGTTTGGGTACTTTTATCCAGATAGATCCGGCATAGTGGTTGATCGCTCACTGGTGGGTAAGCCTCTTGTTGAGAAATTATCTAAAATTCGGGAAACCATGCAGCCAGGCTCTAAGGTTACATTTGGAGACGCTACTAAAACTATTAAAACTGTAATTACGGTTGACGGCACAAAAATCGTCTTTGATGACGACTCGTGGCTTCTGATAAGACCCTCGGGCACAGAGCCAAAGGTCAGATTTTATATTGAAACCCGCTCTGAGGCTGAAAAAGACGTAATGTTTAAAAAAGCCGGGGAGATTACCAAAAACGCTATTGCCTCTTAGAGATTATTGATTTAGGAGAGACTCAAAAAACGCTATAGTTTTGACAAGTCCCTCCTCAAGAGGGATTCCTGGCTCCCAGTTGAGTACCTTTTTAGCAAGTGTTATATCCGGCTGCCTTTGTGTGGGATCATCCGGGGGCAGCGGTTTATAGACAATTTCTGATTTTGAACCGGTAAGCTGGATGATTTTTTCAGCAAGTTCTAAAATTGTGAATTCTCCAGGGTTGCCAAGATTAACCGGGCCGGTAAAGTCATCAGGGGAGTTCATGAGTCTGACGAAACCGTCAACGAGGTCGTCAACGTAGCAGAAACTTCTTGTCTGGTTTCCTGCCCCATAGACAGTAATATCATCTCCTCTGAGAGCTTGCACGATAAAGTTA
Coding sequences:
- a CDS encoding CHAT domain-containing protein, producing the protein MQWTNVTLNIPDDKKKELKELGSKFTEAMEKDGTADNKIIEPLKIEMSKIINADSDVKTILKDAVTKGSHHVLRLLDNDNEILNLPWSLAVESDTNTRLGDIETLHILKTPTAINNKKSADFTPKAAPLKILIMISSPIDLSYKSRLAQEDEEYEILKAFEPLLKTGHLQIDYTDDGSIEALKSKIKANQYHILHFSGHGVFKDGKGSLHLENHYTLKGERVNEDDFAKAVNSNSGYKIPLVVLSSCQTAQGGSDAILSGVTGKLLNVETPAVVSMGMSVLDRHAILFTAALYTELSNGQSIPEAFSTALNRLKVYEQQQALKSSHATQQWMIPNLYVSRQIENIVDWDSAPAPLELTTYQYVTEGKQISMSHKAGFMFVGRRETKAKVFEPFFGKKPIFLKGQGGVGKSTMAEYMVQRAITKNPAKTVPVIITDKVRSFDDILKVIEAAMLKTSSEKMLNATISTRAIPEAILRVDSMLRMFSPDFKPVLVFDNLETFQDVSTGEFLPEYNDIYETIKHLCSEKIVQLVLTGRYVIPGLANLIEVNLNNIGFNDYWKKCQYLELFEIHHELNKKFYLDTIFDKQEAEFVDLVRFLHENLGGNFRALEFFNEIYKAKKFEIKESLKTIKDMKADLAAKVKDVRSEMALNLVFNELLKLVSFDQRRALYLLSNFRIPVQMKALTTQPENDGLINFDAALLHLGNLTLIEISTVKTSDTDVVKYYFVTPIIKDLLKEHDGSIAEEDILKKTGFPLGGGNDKEGASSSVTQSSSVIPSSTVIPAKAGIQSLKVNFSNKIAGDYYDDFVKHSGGGLTEREEAFYHYHKAGVKDKINEIGARLSRYYYNSSLYATAFHYCKAVYDLLKLESDLNVLNRMGLILQLYGDLDGALKIYLDIEKIARAEGKRNWEGTILNNIYGIYYAKGNYENALKYLTESLKITRGIGDKQGEATTLFNLAMLYDATGKPTESAQCLTEVKEINKTLKSYEISQALKRAGIEG
- a CDS encoding DUF2283 domain-containing protein — encoded protein: MKITYDPRYNIAYLRLHEGVGGEEKAAGVETIKMSDEINIDMAPDGTIYGIELLNANEQLNKADKGKLLVVNEATGKESEIAIF
- a CDS encoding type II toxin-antitoxin system RelE/ParE family toxin, translated to MTYTLEFTPQGEKSFNALDRETGQRVLNKLKWFINNIDSVALVPHYGTLEGLFKLKVGDYRVIYNINTERTIITIHLVGHRKEIYR
- a CDS encoding phosphomannomutase encodes the protein MAYKNASECWKDIMSDVKKNAGLLSEIEKIAKENTEPTNVVFGTSGWRGEIGFDYTYNNFKIVTTAIIEMFKEQSPDVMKALGVKDFNEVKTRGVIVGHDNRFLGPDFAKIAIALLSKEGIKTYYSGETTTPEFSAAIEETGAACSINLTPSHNPAQWAGFKFNPSDGGPAGSEITKVIEKFANSMMSQKRTIPNPDNTASFETIDPIALYEKFINKRGTLNTKELKKFIDENDCLICIDHVHGSTRTRPQRLLGQSPKIKYFRTEDDYLFGGIAPEPSSENMKKVTEALRSSNAKFKLGVIMDPDGDRIRFTDGTTELPMNYFGALAFHFFYKYKGFKGVVTKSVATSNFVNAIAEKLGAGIKETMVGFKNFRPYLLSTSSERAIIAFEESDGISGYNHTLEKDSIFGFLVALEMMAKTGKNIGDYFKDVQEEFGYFYPDRSGIVVDRSLVGKPLVEKLSKIRETMQPGSKVTFGDATKTIKTVITVDGTKIVFDDDSWLLIRPSGTEPKVRFYIETRSEAEKDVMFKKAGEITKNAIAS
- a CDS encoding type II toxin-antitoxin system HicB family antitoxin, producing MNYRLTAFIEKEGTGYVSLCPELDVVSQGESIESARANLKEALELFLETASTQEIQDRLHKEVYITHVEVDVAEETACSFG
- a CDS encoding addiction module toxin, HicA family; this encodes MPKKLRVHSGKNVCEILSKHGFVKIRQKGSHVVMQKSIYQSTITVVVPNHRELQAGTLQSVIRQSGIPRSEFE